A single genomic interval of Christensenellaceae bacterium 44-20 harbors:
- the miaA gene encoding tRNA (adenosine(37)-N6)-dimethylallyltransferase MiaA, whose protein sequence is MQKLIVILGPTASGKTELAIQAAKAVNGEVVSADSMQIYREMHIGTARPLPQEQEGIAHHLLGFVDPDAAYSVACYQRDALQAIEEILSRGKQPILAGGTGLYLNSILYDLDFTQTKPNQALRQRLEEQYQENPALVHARLAELDPAAAQRIHPNDKKRLIRRLEILEDTGRGEPYEFRRPQNRYQIQKIGITKPRQTLYRDIERRVDAMFAQGLEAEVREIFRKYGTEIAAFSAIGYKEFLPYFAGQATLEEISQRIKQNTRRFAKRQLTWFRREQQVCWFSTEDFPDKEALASAVISHITKGAYDE, encoded by the coding sequence AGCTCGCCATTCAGGCTGCCAAGGCAGTGAACGGCGAAGTTGTCTCGGCGGATTCCATGCAGATCTACCGCGAGATGCACATTGGGACGGCCCGGCCCTTGCCGCAGGAGCAGGAGGGCATTGCGCATCATCTTCTTGGCTTTGTGGATCCGGATGCCGCTTACAGCGTCGCATGCTATCAAAGAGACGCATTGCAGGCGATTGAAGAAATTCTTTCCCGGGGCAAGCAGCCCATTTTAGCAGGCGGAACGGGGTTATACCTCAATTCTATCCTCTATGATCTGGATTTTACGCAGACAAAACCAAACCAGGCCCTGCGGCAGAGGTTGGAAGAGCAGTATCAGGAAAACCCGGCGCTTGTCCACGCCAGATTGGCGGAGCTCGATCCTGCCGCGGCACAGCGCATTCATCCAAACGATAAAAAAAGGCTGATTCGCCGCCTGGAAATTTTGGAAGATACAGGCAGGGGAGAGCCCTATGAATTCCGGAGGCCGCAGAACCGGTATCAAATTCAAAAGATCGGCATTACCAAGCCAAGGCAGACGCTCTACCGCGATATCGAAAGGCGCGTCGATGCGATGTTTGCCCAGGGGCTGGAAGCCGAAGTGCGGGAAATTTTCCGAAAATACGGCACAGAGATTGCGGCCTTTTCCGCCATCGGCTATAAGGAGTTTTTGCCTTATTTCGCAGGCCAGGCCACGCTGGAGGAGATTAGCCAGCGCATCAAGCAAAACACGCGGCGCTTTGCCAAACGCCAGCTGACTTGGTTCCGCAGAGAGCAGCAGGTCTGCTGGTTTTCCACGGAAGATTTCCCGGACAAAGAGGCGCTGGCCAGCGCAGTGATTTCTCATATAACAAAAGGAGCATACGATGAATAG
- a CDS encoding methionine gamma-lyase family protein, whose product MNSYQSFLQARYGIGEKVLAHVRACKEAIAPKVQEFEEIRQYNTLKVLHAFQKCGLAERHFYGSTGYGLTDDGKHKLSEIFAEIFGAEDAIVSPLFASGTHTINIALYGLLRPLDTMLCITGAPYDTLISTLGIGQGEKKGLGEFAIKYSEVPLTENNGIDIDAALKQLYLDSAIKVVYLQRSRGYQLRPALTIAQIGEAARAIKKAYPNVFVVVDNCYGEFTETMEPTQAGADVIIGSLIKNPGAGIAPTGGYIAGTKKAIELIGGRFTCQGMGMEIGSYLAGYRPFFQGIYFAPSVTCTALKGAALTAEVFASLGYEVFPSSTAKRSDITQAILMKSQEELISFVQAVQKASPVDSQALPYPDDMAGYDSKIIMASGSFIQGSSIELSADAPLRAPYTAYFQGGLTEESVELALMLALQDMKKI is encoded by the coding sequence ATGAATAGTTATCAATCTTTCTTGCAGGCGAGGTATGGAATCGGGGAGAAAGTTTTGGCGCATGTCCGGGCTTGCAAAGAGGCCATCGCGCCAAAAGTACAGGAATTTGAGGAGATTCGCCAATATAATACGCTCAAAGTTCTTCATGCATTTCAGAAATGCGGGCTGGCAGAGCGGCATTTTTACGGCTCTACCGGCTATGGGCTGACGGACGACGGGAAGCATAAGCTATCCGAGATTTTTGCGGAAATATTCGGCGCAGAGGACGCCATCGTGAGCCCGCTGTTTGCCTCCGGAACGCATACGATTAACATCGCGCTCTATGGCTTGCTCCGGCCGCTGGATACGATGCTTTGCATCACAGGCGCTCCTTACGATACGCTCATTTCGACGCTGGGCATTGGGCAGGGTGAAAAAAAGGGGCTGGGCGAATTTGCCATCAAATATTCCGAGGTTCCCTTGACAGAAAACAACGGCATCGATATCGATGCCGCGCTCAAGCAGTTATATCTGGATTCCGCCATTAAAGTCGTCTATTTGCAGCGCTCCAGGGGCTATCAGCTGCGCCCGGCGCTGACCATCGCGCAAATCGGCGAGGCGGCCAGGGCAATCAAAAAGGCATATCCGAATGTCTTTGTCGTGGTGGACAACTGCTACGGCGAGTTCACGGAAACCATGGAGCCGACGCAGGCCGGCGCGGACGTCATCATCGGCTCACTGATCAAAAACCCGGGTGCGGGCATCGCCCCAACCGGCGGCTATATCGCCGGAACAAAAAAAGCCATCGAGCTGATTGGCGGCCGCTTCACCTGCCAGGGCATGGGAATGGAGATCGGCTCCTATCTGGCAGGATACCGCCCGTTTTTCCAGGGCATTTACTTTGCTCCCAGCGTTACCTGCACAGCCCTGAAGGGCGCCGCTCTTACGGCTGAAGTGTTCGCTTCTCTGGGGTATGAAGTGTTCCCATCCAGCACAGCCAAGCGCTCGGATATCACCCAGGCCATTCTCATGAAGTCTCAGGAGGAGCTCATTTCCTTTGTACAGGCCGTGCAAAAAGCCTCTCCTGTGGATAGCCAGGCACTGCCATATCCGGACGACATGGCGGGCTACGACAGCAAAATCATCATGGCATCGGGCAGCTTTATCCAGGGCAGCTCGATCGAGCTTTCCGCCGATGCGCCGCTCCGCGCCCCGTATACCGCGTATTTCCAAGGCGGGCTGACAGAAGAAAGCGTCGAGCTGGCGCTGATGCTGGCGCTGCAGGATATGAAAAAAATATAA
- a CDS encoding tyrosine-type recombinase/integrase → MENRTYYEQQNLKNTLRIRELTSDMPNWFLDFMRACETTHASLTRLNYCFDTRVFLNYLISEHKDFAGRAMQSITADQLNALTLRDLEIYVQYLGYYIKPDESEYENNEHGKARKIASLRSLFKYLYKQGLISSNPAELLDMPKIHEKAIIRLSREEIAAMIEIIESGEGLSERQKRYHAHTVQRDIAIVILFLTTGIRISELVGLNIEDLNFKDLSFRVTRKGGDQSILYFDYETEEALAEYLEQRKMQGSYSLSAPLFLSLKKNRLTVRAVENMIQKYARLAAPLKHITPHKLRSTYGTMLYQQTGDIYLVADVLGHKDVNTTRKHYAAMAEEHRKEAAKAIRLREEDR, encoded by the coding sequence ATGGAAAACCGCACGTATTATGAACAGCAGAATTTAAAAAACACTCTGCGCATCCGCGAGCTAACTTCTGATATGCCAAACTGGTTCCTGGATTTTATGCGTGCCTGTGAGACGACGCATGCTTCGCTGACGCGCCTGAACTATTGCTTTGATACGCGGGTGTTTCTAAACTACCTGATCTCCGAGCACAAGGATTTCGCCGGCCGCGCGATGCAGTCGATCACAGCAGATCAGCTGAACGCGCTGACGCTGCGGGATTTGGAAATTTACGTGCAGTATCTTGGGTATTATATCAAGCCAGATGAATCGGAATATGAAAATAACGAGCATGGCAAGGCGCGCAAAATTGCCAGCCTGCGCTCGCTTTTCAAATATCTTTATAAACAGGGGCTGATTTCCTCCAACCCGGCGGAACTTCTGGATATGCCAAAAATCCACGAAAAAGCGATTATCCGCCTTTCCCGCGAGGAAATTGCAGCCATGATAGAAATCATAGAATCCGGCGAAGGGCTAAGCGAGCGCCAAAAGCGCTATCATGCCCATACAGTTCAGCGGGATATTGCCATCGTCATCTTGTTTTTGACCACAGGAATCCGAATCAGCGAGCTGGTTGGCCTGAATATAGAGGATTTGAATTTTAAGGATCTCTCTTTCCGGGTTACCAGAAAAGGCGGCGATCAGAGTATTCTCTATTTTGATTATGAGACAGAGGAGGCGCTGGCTGAGTATTTGGAGCAAAGAAAAATGCAGGGCAGCTATTCCCTCTCTGCCCCGCTTTTCCTCTCTCTGAAAAAGAATCGGCTGACCGTCCGCGCCGTAGAAAACATGATCCAAAAATATGCGCGGCTGGCCGCCCCGCTCAAGCATATCACGCCGCATAAGCTACGCAGTACATACGGCACGATGCTCTATCAGCAGACCGGGGATATCTACCTGGTCGCGGATGTTTTGGGGCATAAAGATGTCAACACTACGCGCAAGCACTATGCCGCCATGGCCGAAGAGCACCGAAAAGAAGCGGCAAAAGCCATTCGCCTAAGGGAAGAAGATCGCTGA
- a CDS encoding zinc-ribbon domain-containing protein: MAFCSKCGAQIGEEAQFCPSCGAAVGAAAGAGTGANGQQTEYRSAAGQQNVNGFDPADVAQNKAMGILSYLGILVLIPLFAAKNSKYARFHANQGLILFLLEVCIGIVSWIVPSIFLGIWYVGGIYYLVKALSVIFKLLDLGCLALSIFGIVNAAQGKKQELPVIGKFRLVK; this comes from the coding sequence ATGGCGTTTTGTAGCAAATGCGGGGCGCAAATAGGGGAAGAGGCTCAGTTTTGCCCCTCTTGCGGCGCGGCAGTTGGAGCAGCCGCTGGCGCTGGTACTGGTGCAAACGGGCAACAAACGGAATACCGCTCAGCGGCCGGCCAGCAAAATGTGAATGGTTTTGATCCTGCGGATGTGGCGCAGAATAAGGCGATGGGAATTTTATCTTACCTGGGTATTCTGGTCTTAATTCCATTGTTTGCGGCCAAGAATTCCAAATATGCGCGTTTTCACGCCAATCAAGGGCTGATTTTATTCCTGCTGGAAGTCTGCATTGGCATTGTGTCGTGGATTGTCCCGAGCATTTTCCTTGGCATTTGGTATGTGGGCGGAATTTACTATTTGGTCAAAGCGCTGAGTGTTATTTTCAAACTGCTGGATTTGGGCTGTCTCGCGCTTTCGATTTTTGGCATTGTCAACGCGGCTCAAGGCAAGAAACAGGAACTTCCTGTGATTGGAAAGTTCAGGCTTGTAAAGTAA
- the rnhA gene encoding ribonuclease HI, protein MKKIELYTDGACSGNPGPGGWGAVLLYKGAEKKLSGYAAESTNNRMELTAVIMGLCALKEPCEVTVYTDSAYISNAFHNGWTLAWERNGWINSQKKPVENKDLWISLINQTKEHQVRFVKVKGHSDNHYNNICDKLATDEIKKHSKKL, encoded by the coding sequence GTGAAGAAAATCGAGTTATATACGGATGGCGCCTGTTCGGGTAACCCAGGGCCGGGCGGATGGGGAGCGGTTTTGCTCTATAAAGGGGCAGAGAAAAAGCTTTCCGGCTACGCGGCAGAATCGACGAACAACCGCATGGAGCTGACGGCCGTGATCATGGGGCTTTGCGCGCTCAAAGAGCCCTGCGAGGTTACGGTTTATACGGACAGCGCTTATATCAGCAATGCCTTTCATAACGGCTGGACTTTGGCCTGGGAGCGGAATGGATGGATCAATTCGCAGAAAAAGCCTGTTGAAAATAAGGATTTGTGGATCTCACTGATCAACCAGACCAAGGAACATCAAGTTCGCTTTGTCAAAGTGAAGGGGCATTCAGATAACCACTATAACAATATCTGCGATAAGCTCGCGACGGATGAAATTAAAAAGCACAGCAAGAAGCTTTAA
- the proC gene encoding pyrroline-5-carboxylate reductase yields the protein MKLGFIGAGNMATAIFSGALRQKVLKSQDVALYDVDTQKSEEHRKAYGITVCDSAQALADCCDIIVLAVKPIVAKGVLNALNLEGKALISIVAGLTYQQLQENIRAKNVHILRTMPNTPLMAGCGAVAFSLPHSFESEELAFAKELFGAIGIVEEVEERLISAVTGISGSGPAYTYMFIEALADAGVKHGLSKAVSQRLAAQTVLGAAKMVQTQGKHTSQLRDEVSSPGGTTIEAVQKLDELGLKNAVYQAVDVCVEKANRL from the coding sequence ATGAAACTTGGTTTTATTGGCGCAGGGAATATGGCGACGGCTATTTTTTCCGGCGCGCTTAGGCAAAAGGTATTAAAGAGCCAGGATGTCGCGCTCTACGATGTGGATACTCAAAAGAGCGAGGAGCACCGCAAGGCTTATGGCATCACGGTATGCGATTCCGCGCAGGCGCTGGCAGATTGCTGCGATATTATCGTTTTGGCGGTCAAGCCGATTGTGGCAAAAGGCGTCTTAAATGCGCTGAATCTGGAAGGAAAAGCGCTGATTTCCATTGTCGCTGGGCTCACTTACCAGCAGTTACAGGAGAATATCCGCGCGAAGAACGTGCATATTCTGCGCACCATGCCCAATACGCCGCTGATGGCGGGATGCGGCGCAGTCGCTTTTTCCCTGCCGCACAGCTTTGAGAGCGAAGAGCTGGCCTTTGCAAAGGAGCTTTTTGGCGCGATTGGCATTGTGGAGGAGGTAGAGGAGCGGCTGATCTCTGCGGTTACCGGAATCAGCGGGAGCGGCCCGGCGTATACTTATATGTTTATTGAGGCGCTGGCAGATGCTGGGGTCAAGCATGGCCTAAGCAAAGCTGTTTCTCAGCGGCTTGCGGCGCAGACCGTTCTTGGTGCGGCAAAAATGGTGCAGACCCAGGGGAAACACACCTCACAGCTGCGGGACGAAGTCAGCTCTCCGGGCGGAACTACCATCGAAGCCGTGCAGAAGTTGGATGAGCTTGGCCTGAAAAACGCAGTTTACCAGGCGGTCGATGTCTGCGTGGAAAAGGCAAACCGGCTGTAA
- a CDS encoding amidohydrolase family protein: MEKVIDAHLHFCRDAYFDAVAQHAGHENSEAHLRSQYQQNGICHGIVMGNRDLALENHSYPDFLSYCIGLDDALSWKLPESLPLIEQHLRRKNCVGIKLYPGYCHYYVHDEMFAPLYEMAEFFQKPVAIHTGETAGQLGRLKYSHPLTVDDAASRFPRVQFVLCHFGNPWLVDAAAVLAKNDNVAADLSGLLEGQPDLEEIFRDSAGYIAQLQTWLHYAGAYDRVLYGTDWPIIHIKTYLEFIRRIVPEQYHSAVFFENANRIYRLGL, from the coding sequence ATGGAAAAAGTAATCGATGCGCATCTGCATTTCTGCCGCGATGCCTATTTCGATGCTGTGGCACAGCACGCGGGGCATGAGAACAGCGAAGCGCATTTGCGCAGCCAATATCAGCAGAATGGTATCTGCCATGGCATCGTAATGGGGAACAGGGATTTGGCTTTGGAAAACCATAGCTACCCGGATTTTTTAAGCTACTGCATCGGCCTGGATGATGCTCTAAGCTGGAAGCTGCCCGAATCCCTGCCGCTGATAGAACAGCATTTGCGGCGCAAAAACTGCGTTGGAATCAAGCTATACCCGGGGTATTGCCATTATTATGTCCACGACGAGATGTTTGCGCCGCTCTACGAGATGGCGGAATTTTTCCAAAAACCTGTCGCCATTCATACGGGAGAGACCGCAGGCCAGCTGGGCCGCCTCAAATATAGCCATCCGCTGACAGTCGACGATGCCGCCTCGCGCTTTCCCCGTGTGCAGTTTGTTCTCTGCCATTTTGGCAACCCTTGGCTGGTAGATGCCGCGGCCGTTCTCGCCAAAAACGACAATGTCGCAGCCGATCTTTCTGGGCTTTTGGAGGGCCAGCCAGATCTGGAGGAAATTTTTCGGGATTCTGCCGGCTATATCGCGCAGCTGCAGACCTGGCTCCATTATGCCGGCGCTTATGACAGGGTGTTATACGGGACGGACTGGCCGATTATCCATATCAAAACCTATCTGGAGTTTATCCGGCGCATCGTGCCGGAGCAATATCACAGCGCGGTATTTTTTGAAAATGCCAACCGGATCTATCGCCTGGGACTTTAG
- a CDS encoding M15 family metallopeptidase has protein sequence MAGIFAAEFILAFALGRYSARAKSASDEEPSSRPAVAPLPVSSPAGPSKATQNAEREDAQFLILVNWEHPISAERPEDLVRLDSVFGDEVVLVNPDGSIQKDAAAAAREMFLDAGEEGIGQYKLTGAYRSVQYQDQLFADKLAEDPSYGSDPYRHPVKVMPGNCTEHATGLALDILAVSYEKSNDDYAKTDEGKWLLEHAHEYGFILRYPKDKEHITGVIYEPWHYRYVGKQAAEEIYEQNVCLEEYLDFK, from the coding sequence TTGGCCGGCATATTTGCGGCGGAGTTTATTTTGGCATTTGCGCTGGGAAGATATTCGGCCAGGGCAAAATCTGCATCAGACGAGGAGCCCTCCAGCAGGCCGGCCGTTGCGCCCCTGCCGGTTAGTTCGCCAGCGGGGCCAAGCAAGGCGACTCAAAATGCCGAAAGGGAAGATGCGCAGTTTCTCATTTTGGTAAACTGGGAGCATCCCATTTCGGCAGAAAGGCCGGAAGATTTGGTGCGCCTGGACAGCGTATTTGGGGATGAGGTCGTTCTGGTCAACCCGGATGGGAGCATCCAAAAAGACGCCGCCGCGGCAGCCAGAGAGATGTTTTTGGATGCAGGCGAAGAGGGGATTGGGCAGTATAAGCTGACTGGCGCCTACCGATCTGTTCAGTATCAGGATCAGCTGTTTGCGGACAAGCTGGCGGAAGATCCTTCCTACGGGAGCGATCCGTATCGGCATCCTGTAAAAGTGATGCCGGGAAACTGCACTGAACACGCGACAGGCCTGGCTCTGGATATCCTTGCGGTCTCCTATGAAAAATCAAACGATGATTATGCCAAAACCGATGAGGGAAAATGGCTGCTGGAGCATGCGCATGAATATGGGTTTATTCTGCGCTATCCCAAAGACAAAGAGCATATTACAGGCGTGATTTATGAGCCTTGGCATTATCGGTATGTGGGAAAGCAGGCGGCAGAGGAGATCTATGAGCAGAATGTTTGCCTGGAAGAGTATCTGGATTTTAAGTAA
- a CDS encoding HAMP domain-containing sensor histidine kinase produces the protein MKLASKIFLCTLAVVVLALAASGYLIISSSFQNAVDRECERSLEEYQLLKFTLQSDILNATENSVVTGKVMQILAQHTAKIAPDGNLIAIFTREKGILYSDFPEDFLFDDLDEQAPERLMYGMKSFSGQYLLVISGRFTQNGQEIYLYTARDVSAIVEQRQQMQRQFLLSYLLILGISAVAVMIFSTVLTKPVLQLMRVTRRISNGRYDQRAAVSTRDEIGILCGSFNKMADTIEDKISELKLNAQQKEDFVSNFAHELKTPLTSVIGYADMIYQRDLGREETREAAGYILSEGMRLEALSLKLMDLIVLGKQVFLLEEISLEQIFEDVGNTLLPMMQKNGCELEVHAMPVYVKVEYDLFKTLMLNLVDNAVKAGSTRVRIYAKRKGQDAVITVADNGCGMKKEELSRITEAFYMVDKSRSRKLHGAGLGLSIASKIAEVHGTQLLYQSEPGQGTSVSFSLQIAEGGEQK, from the coding sequence ATGAAGCTTGCGTCAAAGATCTTTCTTTGTACACTTGCTGTTGTGGTTCTGGCGCTGGCTGCTTCCGGATACCTCATCATTTCTTCCAGCTTTCAAAACGCTGTCGATAGGGAATGCGAAAGAAGCCTGGAAGAGTATCAGCTGTTAAAATTCACCTTGCAGTCCGATATTCTAAATGCGACGGAAAATAGCGTTGTAACGGGAAAAGTGATGCAGATTCTCGCCCAGCATACGGCAAAAATCGCGCCAGATGGCAATCTGATCGCGATTTTTACGCGGGAGAAAGGCATATTGTATTCGGATTTTCCCGAGGATTTTCTATTTGACGATCTGGATGAGCAAGCGCCTGAACGGCTCATGTATGGCATGAAGAGCTTTTCCGGCCAGTATCTGCTCGTGATTTCAGGCCGCTTCACGCAAAATGGGCAGGAAATCTATCTGTATACGGCAAGAGATGTGTCTGCCATTGTGGAGCAGCGCCAACAGATGCAGCGCCAGTTTCTGCTCAGCTATCTGCTCATTTTGGGCATCAGCGCTGTGGCAGTTATGATTTTTTCTACAGTTCTGACCAAGCCGGTCTTGCAGCTCATGCGGGTAACGCGGCGCATTTCCAACGGCCGGTATGATCAGCGGGCAGCCGTCAGCACCCGAGATGAAATCGGAATTTTGTGCGGCAGCTTCAATAAAATGGCCGATACCATCGAGGATAAGATCAGCGAACTCAAGTTAAATGCACAGCAAAAGGAGGATTTTGTCTCCAACTTCGCGCATGAGTTAAAAACCCCGCTGACCTCCGTCATCGGCTATGCGGATATGATCTATCAGAGGGATTTGGGCCGGGAAGAGACGCGCGAAGCCGCGGGCTATATTTTGAGCGAAGGGATGCGGCTGGAGGCGCTCTCCCTCAAACTGATGGATCTCATCGTCCTGGGCAAACAGGTGTTTTTGCTGGAGGAAATTTCACTGGAGCAGATTTTCGAGGACGTTGGCAATACACTGCTGCCCATGATGCAGAAAAACGGCTGCGAGCTGGAAGTTCATGCGATGCCGGTCTATGTCAAAGTGGAATATGATCTTTTTAAAACTCTCATGCTCAACCTCGTGGATAACGCGGTGAAAGCGGGTAGCACGCGCGTGCGCATCTATGCCAAGCGCAAAGGACAAGACGCTGTGATTACCGTCGCAGATAACGGATGCGGCATGAAAAAAGAAGAGCTCTCCCGCATTACAGAAGCCTTTTATATGGTGGATAAATCCCGATCAAGAAAACTGCACGGCGCGGGGCTTGGGCTTTCCATCGCCTCTAAAATTGCAGAGGTGCACGGCACGCAGCTGCTCTATCAAAGCGAGCCCGGGCAGGGGACTTCCGTGAGCTTTTCACTGCAAATCGCAGAGGGAGGTGAGCAAAAATGA
- a CDS encoding response regulator transcription factor: protein MIEILIVEDEKAIANLISKNLTAEGYHCTAAYDGKQGADYIENNNYDLVLLDIMLPEIDGYELLEYIRPMGTPVIFITARGSLQDRIQGLRIGADDYIVKPFQIGELIARVEAVLRRTGKANQLLVVDDVEIHLDSRIVLKNKQNIELTMKEFDLLVELVRNKNVALYRERLYERVWGEPFTGETRTLDSHIQRLRRKLGWDDKIKTVFRIGYRLEV, encoded by the coding sequence ATGATAGAGATTTTGATTGTCGAAGATGAGAAAGCGATTGCAAATTTAATTTCCAAAAACCTGACAGCAGAGGGCTATCACTGCACGGCCGCATACGACGGAAAGCAGGGGGCAGACTATATCGAAAACAACAATTACGATTTGGTTCTTTTGGATATCATGCTTCCGGAAATTGATGGCTATGAGCTGCTGGAATATATCCGCCCGATGGGAACGCCGGTCATTTTTATTACTGCGCGCGGTTCACTTCAGGATCGCATTCAGGGCCTTCGGATTGGCGCAGACGACTATATCGTCAAGCCCTTCCAGATCGGCGAGCTCATCGCCAGGGTGGAGGCGGTTCTGCGCCGCACGGGAAAGGCAAATCAGCTTCTGGTTGTGGATGATGTGGAAATCCACCTGGATTCGCGCATTGTGCTCAAAAACAAGCAGAATATCGAGCTGACGATGAAGGAGTTTGATCTGTTGGTGGAATTGGTGCGCAATAAGAATGTCGCGCTGTACCGCGAACGCCTTTATGAGCGCGTCTGGGGAGAGCCGTTTACCGGGGAAACCAGAACGCTGGATTCGCATATTCAGCGTCTGCGCAGAAAACTTGGCTGGGATGATAAAATTAAAACGGTATTCCGTATCGGCTACCGCCTGGAGGTTTAG
- the proS gene encoding proline--tRNA ligase, translated as MAKEKKEFVEHITAQSEDFSRWYTDVIMKAEMVDYSEVKGCMVIKPYGYGIWELIQNEMDARFKATGHKNAYFPLLIPESLLNKEAEHVEGFAPEVAWVTHGGGEKLQERLCIRPTSETIICSMYSKWVQSYRDLPLLLNQWCNVLRWEKTTRPFLRTSEFLWQEGHTVHATQQEAEEETERMIGVYKEFAENVLAIPVIAGQKSEKEKFAGAAHTYTMEAMMLDGRALQMGTSHNLGQNFAKGFDIKYLDKDGTQKYVWQTSWGTSTRMIGGLIMVHGDDRGLKLPPKVAPIQCRIVPVAAHKPGVMEKANELFDALKAAGIRVDLDDREQSVGWKFNDCELKGIPVRLEIGPKDIESGKAMLVRRDTFEKIPAPLDHVVEEVQELLAAIHANMLEMARDFREAHTFTAHNFDEFMDGIEKGHGFVKAMWCGDTECELEIKAKTGVTTRCTPFDEHEHLSDVCVHCGKPAKQLMYFAKSY; from the coding sequence ATGGCAAAGGAAAAGAAGGAGTTTGTAGAGCATATCACAGCTCAGAGCGAGGATTTTTCCCGCTGGTATACAGATGTCATCATGAAAGCGGAGATGGTGGATTATTCCGAAGTGAAGGGCTGCATGGTCATCAAGCCCTATGGCTATGGCATCTGGGAGCTCATTCAGAATGAGATGGACGCGCGTTTTAAGGCGACTGGCCATAAAAACGCCTATTTCCCGCTGCTCATCCCGGAATCTCTGCTGAATAAGGAAGCGGAGCACGTCGAGGGATTCGCGCCGGAGGTTGCCTGGGTTACGCATGGGGGCGGCGAGAAACTGCAGGAGCGCCTCTGCATCCGGCCGACCTCCGAGACGATCATCTGCTCGATGTATTCCAAGTGGGTGCAGTCGTACCGCGATTTGCCGCTGCTTTTAAACCAGTGGTGCAATGTCCTGCGCTGGGAGAAAACCACGCGGCCTTTCCTGCGCACTTCGGAATTCCTCTGGCAGGAGGGGCACACCGTGCATGCGACGCAGCAGGAAGCCGAGGAAGAGACCGAGCGCATGATCGGCGTCTATAAGGAATTTGCGGAAAACGTCCTGGCCATCCCGGTGATTGCCGGCCAGAAGAGCGAAAAGGAGAAGTTCGCCGGCGCGGCGCATACCTACACCATGGAAGCGATGATGCTGGATGGGCGTGCGCTTCAGATGGGCACTTCGCATAACCTGGGGCAGAACTTTGCCAAGGGCTTTGATATCAAATATCTGGATAAAGACGGCACGCAGAAATACGTCTGGCAGACTTCCTGGGGAACTTCCACGCGCATGATCGGCGGCCTGATCATGGTACACGGAGATGACCGCGGCCTCAAGCTTCCGCCTAAAGTCGCGCCCATTCAGTGCCGCATTGTGCCTGTGGCGGCGCATAAGCCCGGGGTAATGGAAAAAGCGAATGAGCTGTTCGATGCGCTCAAAGCTGCGGGAATCCGCGTAGATCTGGACGACCGCGAGCAGAGCGTGGGCTGGAAATTTAACGACTGCGAGCTGAAGGGCATCCCCGTCCGCCTGGAGATTGGCCCCAAGGATATCGAAAGCGGCAAAGCCATGCTGGTGCGCCGGGATACTTTTGAAAAAATTCCTGCGCCGCTGGACCATGTTGTGGAGGAAGTGCAGGAGCTGCTGGCGGCGATTCACGCCAATATGCTCGAAATGGCGCGGGATTTCCGCGAAGCGCATACCTTCACTGCCCATAACTTCGATGAATTTATGGATGGCATCGAGAAGGGGCATGGGTTTGTCAAGGCAATGTGGTGCGGAGATACGGAGTGCGAGCTGGAGATCAAGGCAAAGACGGGCGTTACAACCCGCTGTACGCCGTTTGACGAGCACGAGCATCTCTCGGATGTCTGCGTGCACTGCGGCAAGCCTGCAAAACAGCTCATGTATTTCGCAAAGTCCTATTAA